Proteins encoded within one genomic window of Ignavibacteriota bacterium:
- a CDS encoding sigma-54-dependent Fis family transcriptional regulator yields MTTHWHILVVDDEEVMRESLAAWLREDGYTVDTAMSGTIAIDMARQRDYAIYFIDMKMPGGIDGIETMMEIRKVHPEASIIIVTAYATVDTAITAMKEGAQEYIVKPCNPEEISLLVGRIIKVKNLQRENSILRKKLTKQYSFHDVVSRSPAMLGIFDLVRDVASLRSTVLIRGESGTGKEMIARAVHFSGERTGKPFVGVSCAALAETLLESELFGHEKGSFTGAAAQRKGKFEMAHGGTIFLDEIGDISPKLQMDLLRVLQERRFYRVGGTEEIEVDVRVIAATHVDLERAVREGKFRDDLYYRLNVISINLPPLRDRREDIPLLAETFIERLSHELGKEITGVTDGALRILMNYEWPGNVRELENAIERAMVTAKSKLLTEEDCAFIGARPTVSVDEWTIPPNMTLEEAENRIISATLQRTRGNITETAGILGIDRSTLYDRLKKYNIPRP; encoded by the coding sequence ATGACGACACACTGGCACATACTCGTGGTGGATGATGAAGAAGTGATGCGCGAATCGCTGGCCGCATGGCTGCGCGAGGATGGGTACACGGTGGACACCGCCATGTCGGGCACCATCGCCATCGACATGGCCCGGCAACGCGACTACGCGATCTACTTCATCGATATGAAGATGCCCGGGGGGATCGACGGCATCGAGACCATGATGGAGATCCGGAAGGTCCATCCGGAGGCGTCCATCATCATCGTCACGGCCTATGCCACGGTGGATACGGCGATCACGGCGATGAAAGAGGGGGCACAGGAATACATCGTGAAGCCGTGCAACCCCGAGGAGATCTCTCTGCTCGTCGGCCGCATCATCAAGGTGAAGAACCTCCAGCGGGAGAACTCGATCCTGCGGAAGAAACTCACGAAACAGTACAGTTTCCACGACGTGGTGAGCAGGAGCCCGGCGATGCTCGGGATCTTCGACCTGGTCCGCGACGTGGCCAGCCTGCGCAGCACTGTTCTGATCCGCGGCGAAAGCGGCACGGGCAAGGAGATGATCGCCCGCGCGGTCCATTTCTCCGGCGAACGCACAGGAAAGCCGTTCGTTGGGGTCTCCTGCGCCGCCCTGGCAGAGACACTCCTGGAATCGGAACTCTTCGGACATGAGAAGGGCTCGTTCACCGGGGCCGCAGCCCAGCGGAAGGGGAAGTTCGAGATGGCACACGGGGGGACGATCTTCCTGGATGAGATCGGCGACATCTCACCCAAGCTGCAGATGGACCTCCTGCGGGTGCTGCAGGAACGTCGGTTCTACCGTGTGGGCGGAACGGAAGAGATCGAAGTGGATGTCCGCGTCATCGCCGCGACACACGTCGATCTGGAACGGGCGGTGCGCGAAGGGAAGTTCCGGGATGATCTCTACTACCGCCTGAACGTCATCAGCATCAACCTGCCTCCCCTGCGGGACCGCCGGGAGGACATCCCGCTCCTGGCAGAGACATTCATCGAGCGCCTCTCGCATGAACTCGGAAAGGAGATCACCGGTGTCACCGATGGGGCCTTGCGCATCCTGATGAATTATGAGTGGCCCGGCAATGTGCGGGAGCTCGAGAATGCCATCGAGCGGGCAATGGTGACCGCGAAATCGAAGCTGCTGACCGAAGAGGATTGTGCGTTCATCGGGGCCAGGCCCACGGTGTCCGTGGACGAATGGACGATCCCGCCGAATATGACGCTGGAAGAGGCCGAGAACCGGATCATCAGTGCGACATTGCAGCGGACCCGGGGGAACATCACCGAGACGGCAGGCATCCTCGGGATCGACCGCTCCACGTTGTATGACCGGCTGAAGAAGTACAACATCCCGCGCCCGTGA
- a CDS encoding HAMP domain-containing protein — MLIPEGMSVLGVIDVSLDLTTVDEEIAGTRSRVILISVALSILLSTFIIVFTRRFVHAPIHRLIEGTRAVSKMQLDRPVQINSSEELGELANAFDVMRLRLKESIDQQNQFAQNLETKVGQRTEQLKVAHQKLLHSDRLASLGQLSASVAHEINNPLSGVLNLSMLMQRIVGENGIPAERVPEFRKYLGQVVTETARVGRIVQDLLAFSRRSKPHQRTNVNFNAIVSTTVNLIGHKLKLMNVEMDLRLDEALPLIHCDASQMQQVLINLIMNGAEATQGRPAAKVTVSSAVAPSGTDLVLEIHDTGEGIRPEHIEKLFTPFFTTKGEGKGVGLGLAVVYGIVKDHNGDIDVESKPDVGTTFRVVLPIGSEEVPNKQTAAG; from the coding sequence ATGCTCATCCCTGAGGGGATGAGCGTCCTCGGCGTCATCGACGTCTCCCTGGATCTCACCACCGTGGATGAGGAGATCGCCGGCACGAGATCGAGGGTGATCCTCATTTCCGTTGCCCTCTCCATTCTGCTCTCCACCTTCATCATCGTCTTCACGCGCCGGTTCGTCCATGCCCCGATCCACCGCCTGATCGAAGGAACGCGTGCAGTGAGCAAGATGCAGTTGGACCGTCCGGTGCAGATCAATTCCAGCGAGGAGCTCGGGGAACTCGCGAATGCCTTCGATGTGATGCGGCTCCGGCTGAAAGAATCCATCGACCAGCAGAACCAGTTCGCGCAGAACCTGGAGACCAAGGTCGGGCAGCGCACCGAACAGCTTAAAGTGGCGCATCAGAAGCTGTTGCACTCCGACCGGCTGGCCTCGCTCGGACAGCTCTCCGCGAGCGTGGCGCATGAGATCAACAACCCCCTGTCGGGGGTGCTGAATCTGTCGATGCTCATGCAGCGCATCGTCGGAGAGAACGGCATCCCCGCCGAGCGCGTGCCGGAATTCCGGAAGTATCTCGGACAGGTGGTCACCGAGACGGCGCGGGTCGGCCGTATCGTCCAGGACCTGCTGGCATTCTCGCGTCGATCCAAGCCGCACCAGCGGACGAACGTGAACTTCAATGCGATCGTCAGTACCACCGTGAACCTGATCGGACACAAGCTGAAGCTCATGAACGTGGAGATGGACCTCCGGCTCGACGAGGCCCTTCCCCTCATCCATTGCGACGCATCCCAGATGCAGCAGGTCCTGATCAACCTGATCATGAACGGTGCCGAAGCGACGCAGGGGCGTCCCGCAGCAAAGGTCACCGTTTCCAGTGCGGTTGCGCCGTCGGGCACGGACCTTGTCCTCGAGATCCATGACACAGGCGAGGGGATCCGGCCGGAGCACATCGAGAAATTGTTCACGCCGTTCTTCACGACCAAGGGAGAAGGGAAAGGTGTGGGGTTGGGGCTCGCCGTGGTGTACGGCATCGTGAAGGACCACAATGGCGACATCGATGTCGAATCGAAACCCGACGTCGGGACCACGTTCCGGGTCGTTCTTCCCATCGGGTCCGAAGAGGTCCCGAACAAGCAGACCGCTGCCGGATGA
- a CDS encoding molybdopterin-dependent oxidoreductase, whose product MKLTRRDILRFAGGSILGTMCTPLPWKLLDDSSIWTQNWSLTPTLPRGAMTTRSTFCTLCPAGCAVGARCVNSVPFAFDAVPGHPLGGGALCPVGLAAHHMPYHSLRLDGPQQFSGKGADSHLTAIALQDAIAQIRAALASASASGATVAVLDQRPGRAISALYQRFLAAYPSHAYITAPAGTDETITSLAALSNGTMPDAGFDLEHTRTVLSFGAPVLDGWGQPGRTQAVFVDRAAKGVKLIQIESHRSRTAAGADLWLPIRPGTEAAVALSIANVIVRESLYAPGAERSFADFAAYRELVMRYHPHPVSALAGVAPDAIVQAARAFAHGPSIALSGGEAAAGSLPQAARSIIAGLNLLCGTVGREGGIVYRDEAATPVVPATRLQDVPDRSIRVLIMDAAESGEAFPAGLLEKKLVPDTSVVVLLGPTLTVRSSMADYLIPASGALEGWEELPSVPGAPVTSYAVVSPLLPGRTNVTDPVAFLTAVSGSFDAGVKDTQELLRRRADELHAAKRGTIVSADGAVRTAVASMASGGEVWDALVAGGCWLGESPAVKPGAVRFALLPADAEAGVAESTRPITSDSRNVVLEPFGMRGALSTGAISPIMSKIFQESNLRAAGGSLLLNPATASAIGVADRSMVTVKTARGSAKARVYVDASVMPGVARAAVGPLPNQTPVSEELGMTAVLELCTLRPDGTWRYTDATIEKVS is encoded by the coding sequence ATGAAATTGACTCGCAGAGATATTCTCCGGTTCGCAGGCGGTTCGATCCTCGGCACCATGTGCACCCCGCTGCCGTGGAAGCTTCTTGATGACTCCTCGATCTGGACACAAAACTGGTCGCTGACGCCCACGCTGCCCCGCGGGGCGATGACGACGCGATCCACATTCTGCACCCTGTGCCCGGCCGGATGTGCCGTCGGGGCGCGGTGCGTCAACAGTGTACCGTTTGCCTTTGATGCGGTGCCCGGCCATCCCCTTGGCGGGGGCGCGTTGTGTCCTGTCGGATTGGCTGCGCATCATATGCCGTATCATTCGCTCCGTCTTGATGGCCCGCAACAGTTCTCAGGGAAGGGTGCGGACAGTCACCTGACCGCGATCGCACTGCAGGACGCGATCGCGCAAATTCGGGCAGCCCTTGCTTCTGCTTCGGCATCGGGTGCGACCGTTGCCGTGCTCGACCAGCGCCCGGGCAGGGCGATCTCGGCATTGTACCAGAGATTCCTCGCCGCGTATCCTTCGCATGCATACATCACCGCGCCCGCAGGCACGGATGAGACCATCACGTCGCTTGCGGCGCTCAGCAATGGGACGATGCCGGATGCGGGCTTCGACCTCGAGCACACGCGGACGGTCCTGAGCTTTGGTGCCCCGGTGCTGGACGGTTGGGGACAGCCCGGCCGCACACAGGCCGTGTTCGTCGACCGTGCCGCGAAGGGCGTGAAGCTGATCCAGATCGAGAGTCATCGCTCCCGCACAGCGGCGGGTGCAGACCTGTGGCTGCCGATCCGCCCCGGCACAGAAGCCGCCGTCGCGCTGAGCATCGCGAATGTGATCGTGAGAGAGTCCCTCTACGCTCCCGGCGCTGAGCGTTCCTTCGCAGACTTCGCAGCGTATCGCGAGCTCGTCATGCGCTATCATCCGCACCCGGTGTCCGCTCTTGCGGGCGTTGCACCCGATGCGATCGTGCAGGCCGCGCGTGCGTTCGCCCATGGCCCATCCATCGCCCTCTCCGGCGGCGAAGCCGCTGCCGGCTCTCTCCCGCAGGCGGCACGGTCGATCATCGCAGGCCTGAACCTGCTGTGCGGCACTGTGGGCCGCGAAGGTGGGATCGTGTACCGCGACGAAGCCGCAACTCCGGTTGTTCCGGCAACGCGGCTCCAGGATGTTCCCGACCGATCCATCCGCGTGCTGATCATGGACGCAGCTGAGTCCGGTGAGGCATTCCCGGCGGGGCTGCTCGAGAAGAAACTTGTTCCGGATACCTCTGTGGTGGTGCTCCTCGGGCCGACGCTCACGGTCCGGTCGTCCATGGCCGACTATCTCATTCCCGCATCGGGTGCACTGGAAGGGTGGGAAGAACTGCCATCGGTTCCCGGAGCTCCAGTCACGTCGTATGCGGTGGTCTCGCCGCTTCTTCCGGGGCGGACCAACGTGACCGATCCGGTTGCGTTCCTCACCGCTGTGTCCGGTTCGTTCGATGCAGGGGTCAAGGATACACAGGAACTTCTCCGCCGCAGGGCGGACGAACTCCACGCAGCGAAGCGCGGCACCATCGTGAGTGCGGATGGCGCGGTGCGGACAGCGGTGGCATCTATGGCCAGCGGCGGCGAGGTCTGGGACGCGCTGGTCGCAGGCGGCTGCTGGCTCGGAGAATCTCCTGCCGTGAAGCCCGGCGCAGTACGCTTTGCATTGCTTCCCGCGGATGCCGAAGCAGGTGTCGCGGAATCCACGCGGCCGATCACATCGGACAGCAGGAATGTCGTCCTCGAACCGTTCGGGATGCGCGGTGCCCTGAGTACCGGCGCCATCTCGCCGATCATGAGCAAGATCTTCCAGGAGTCGAACCTCCGGGCCGCAGGCGGGTCGTTGCTGCTCAACCCCGCGACGGCGTCTGCGATCGGGGTGGCGGACCGGAGCATGGTGACGGTGAAGACGGCCCGGGGAAGTGCGAAGGCCCGGGTGTACGTGGATGCTTCGGTGATGCCGGGCGTGGCCCGCGCCGCAGTGGGGCCGCTTCCGAATCAGACCCCGGTATCGGAGGAACTCGGCATGACGGCAGTGCTCGAGCTCTGCACGCTCCGGCCGGATGGCACGTGGCGCTATACTGACGCAACGATCGAAAAGGTGTCGTAA
- a CDS encoding cytochrome c3 family protein: protein MKYRGVIVFLSGAIAALVVGWFLFPLALYRSEAQPMNFNHDIHTREETGMSCDMCHEFAPDGRFKGIPVIAKCAECHSTAIGASANEKRLVDDFITPNREIPWKVYSRQPDNAYFSHATHVTQGKIECPVCHGPHGVDSTLRPYQVNRISGYSRDVWGPNISGIPSEPWQGMKMDRCVRCHAEQDRVDGCVACHK from the coding sequence GTGAAATATCGCGGTGTCATAGTGTTCCTGAGTGGGGCCATCGCAGCACTTGTCGTGGGCTGGTTCCTGTTCCCCCTTGCGCTCTACCGGAGCGAGGCGCAGCCCATGAACTTCAACCATGATATCCATACCCGGGAGGAGACGGGGATGTCGTGCGACATGTGCCACGAATTCGCGCCGGATGGCCGCTTCAAAGGCATACCGGTCATCGCCAAGTGCGCCGAGTGCCACTCGACGGCGATAGGCGCCTCGGCGAACGAGAAACGGCTGGTGGATGATTTCATCACCCCGAACCGTGAGATCCCGTGGAAGGTGTACTCGCGTCAGCCGGACAATGCGTACTTCTCCCACGCGACCCATGTGACCCAGGGGAAGATCGAATGTCCGGTGTGTCATGGCCCGCATGGCGTCGATTCGACGCTCCGTCCGTACCAGGTGAACCGCATCAGCGGCTACAGCCGCGATGTCTGGGGGCCGAATATCTCCGGGATCCCCTCGGAACCCTGGCAGGGGATGAAAATGGATCGCTGCGTCCGGTGTCATGCTGAACAGGACCGGGTGGACGGCTGTGTTGCATGTCATAAGTGA
- the nrfD gene encoding polysulfide reductase NrfD — translation MDQQLIPRGLQRTSFGHFLAWLAPWVLLFGVGVYAIYLCLAQGLFHTNMDNRFAFGLWIYLDLTVIALGAGAFFTGFLLYILRREELRAVINSAVVLGLICYSGAVFVLMVDVGQPMRAWFTFWHPNTHSMLAEVTFCLTCYLTVLLIEYVPVVLKNRKLRQIPRFLVFEFQLHKVMPVLAGIGTFLSFFHQGSLGGLYGVLHGRPFAFRETLGLWPSTFYLFVISAAAAGPSFVLVTTWLVQRISGKTVVKPEVFRLLGKISGIMLIIYILLKAIDTYVWMNFTSPAVGFSAFSFYNAGSFGSWILFAEIVVFGLVPAILLLNGNLRKRPAVLVTAAFMVCTGIMLNRFVMTIQTLALPTLPFDAVLSYMPSWQEVATFLAVVAYGMLLYSISFRYMTLFPQEKDISQSSWR, via the coding sequence ATGGATCAGCAACTCATACCGCGCGGATTGCAGCGGACAAGCTTCGGACACTTCCTGGCATGGCTCGCCCCCTGGGTGCTGCTGTTCGGCGTCGGTGTCTATGCCATCTATCTCTGTCTGGCCCAGGGGCTGTTTCATACGAACATGGACAACCGGTTCGCGTTCGGCCTCTGGATCTATCTCGACCTCACCGTCATCGCGCTCGGTGCCGGCGCGTTCTTCACAGGGTTCCTGCTCTACATCCTGCGTCGCGAGGAACTCCGTGCGGTGATCAACAGCGCCGTGGTGCTCGGACTCATCTGTTATAGTGGTGCGGTGTTCGTTCTGATGGTGGACGTCGGACAACCGATGCGTGCATGGTTCACGTTCTGGCATCCGAATACGCATTCCATGCTGGCCGAGGTCACGTTCTGTCTCACCTGCTACCTCACCGTTCTCCTCATCGAGTACGTGCCGGTCGTTCTGAAGAACAGGAAACTCCGTCAGATCCCCCGGTTCCTGGTGTTTGAATTCCAGTTGCACAAGGTCATGCCGGTACTCGCAGGGATCGGGACGTTCCTGTCCTTCTTCCATCAGGGGTCGCTCGGCGGATTGTATGGCGTGTTGCACGGGCGGCCGTTCGCCTTCCGTGAGACATTGGGTCTGTGGCCGTCAACCTTCTATCTGTTCGTCATCTCGGCGGCGGCCGCAGGCCCGAGCTTCGTGCTCGTGACCACATGGCTGGTCCAGCGGATCAGCGGCAAGACCGTGGTCAAACCGGAGGTCTTCCGGCTGCTGGGCAAGATCTCGGGCATCATGCTGATCATCTATATCCTGCTCAAGGCCATCGATACCTACGTGTGGATGAACTTCACCTCGCCGGCGGTCGGTTTCAGCGCATTCTCGTTCTACAATGCCGGCTCGTTCGGTTCATGGATCCTCTTCGCCGAGATCGTGGTCTTCGGACTGGTCCCCGCGATCCTCCTGCTGAACGGAAACCTGCGCAAACGCCCGGCGGTCCTGGTGACCGCGGCCTTCATGGTCTGCACCGGGATCATGCTCAACCGGTTCGTGATGACGATCCAGACCCTTGCACTGCCGACGTTGCCGTTCGATGCGGTGTTGTCGTACATGCCCAGCTGGCAGGAAGTGGCAACGTTCCTCGCTGTGGTCGCCTATGGAATGCTTCTGTATTCGATATCGTTCCGGTATATGACGTTATTCCCCCAGGAAAAAGACATCAGCCAATCATCGTGGAGGTGA
- a CDS encoding archaemetzincin family Zn-dependent metalloprotease — protein sequence MNAIGMIAIGTVDPPLLTAIADEVRRTFRHPVSMLPPAPEPAFAFDERRGQYSSVLVLRSLLDRVQPSMIRILGVTAKDLFIPMLSFVLGQAQLNGRVAVISLARLQQQFYGFPPDPELLQARAIKEAVHEIGHTFGLTHCTDVRCPMSLSNNVHHVDTKGHVLCTACAAVFNEHLDHLRAGDDPPGAAG from the coding sequence ATGAATGCCATCGGGATGATCGCGATCGGTACGGTCGATCCGCCGCTCCTGACTGCGATCGCGGATGAAGTGCGCCGCACCTTCCGCCATCCGGTGTCCATGCTGCCACCCGCACCAGAGCCCGCCTTCGCCTTCGATGAGCGGCGGGGACAATACAGTTCGGTCCTGGTACTCCGGTCTCTGCTGGACCGGGTCCAGCCTTCGATGATCAGGATCCTGGGAGTGACAGCAAAGGACCTGTTCATCCCCATGCTCAGCTTCGTTCTCGGGCAGGCACAATTGAACGGGCGGGTCGCCGTGATCTCCCTTGCACGGCTGCAACAGCAATTCTATGGCTTTCCGCCTGATCCGGAGCTGCTGCAGGCGCGGGCCATCAAGGAAGCGGTCCACGAGATCGGACACACCTTCGGACTCACGCACTGCACCGATGTCCGGTGTCCGATGTCTTTATCCAACAACGTGCACCACGTCGATACCAAAGGGCACGTCCTCTGCACAGCGTGTGCAGCGGTCTTCAACGAACATCTCGATCATTTGCGCGCCGGAGATGACCCTCCGGGCGCGGCAGGATAA
- a CDS encoding 4Fe-4S dicluster domain-containing protein has product MEHASMLKSRYGMVIDLDRCNGCGNCMIACAVENNVAPAEQKANERTGVTWLRVATMVNDASFPETDQVFVPVMCQQCEHETPCVSVCPQNAVDLDPETGIVGQVPQRCLGCRYCMTACPYHARYFNWWDPSWPAGMERSMNPDVAPRMRGIVEKCNFCHGRLHQARTKAAAEGRREIDPAEYIPACVAACPAKAITFGDLEDKTSEVAKLSEHPHSFRFLARLGTGSKVSYHSSKEWVRNRAASLKSV; this is encoded by the coding sequence ATGGAACACGCATCAATGTTGAAATCGCGGTATGGTATGGTTATCGACCTCGATCGGTGCAACGGATGTGGCAACTGCATGATCGCCTGCGCTGTCGAGAACAATGTGGCACCCGCCGAACAGAAAGCGAATGAGCGTACCGGCGTCACCTGGCTCCGCGTGGCGACGATGGTCAATGATGCATCGTTCCCGGAGACCGATCAGGTGTTCGTCCCCGTGATGTGTCAGCAGTGCGAACACGAGACCCCGTGTGTCAGCGTCTGTCCGCAGAATGCCGTGGACCTTGACCCGGAGACGGGCATCGTGGGGCAGGTGCCACAGCGCTGCCTCGGCTGCCGCTACTGCATGACGGCCTGTCCGTACCATGCACGATACTTCAACTGGTGGGATCCGAGCTGGCCGGCCGGTATGGAACGGTCGATGAATCCGGATGTGGCCCCCCGGATGCGCGGTATCGTGGAGAAGTGCAACTTCTGCCACGGCCGGCTGCATCAGGCGCGGACCAAGGCGGCTGCCGAGGGACGGCGGGAGATCGACCCAGCAGAGTACATCCCCGCGTGCGTTGCGGCATGTCCGGCAAAGGCGATCACGTTCGGCGATCTTGAAGACAAGACCAGCGAGGTGGCGAAGCTCTCCGAACACCCGCACAGCTTCCGGTTCCTCGCCCGGCTGGGCACGGGATCGAAGGTCTCCTATCACTCCTCGAAGGAGTGGGTGCGGAACCGGGCCGCATCGTTGAAATCCGTCTGA